In Aythya fuligula isolate bAytFul2 chromosome 25, bAytFul2.pri, whole genome shotgun sequence, a single genomic region encodes these proteins:
- the SLC41A1 gene encoding solute carrier family 41 member 1: MSSKPEQKETHQANGAVLPTVPMNCLASPDRGQLVEPSDFLGPDGVGVEVVVLESRANAKGVREEDALLENGSQSNESDDTSTDRGPEPASPLKETSFSIGLQVLFPFLLAGFGTVAAGMVLDIVQHWDVFKYVTEVFILVPALLGLKGNLEMTLASRLSTAANIGQMDTPKELWKMITGNMALIQVQATVVGFLASIAAVIFGWIPDGHFSLDHAVLLCASSVATAFIASLVLGMIMIGVIIGSRKMGINPDNVATPIAASLGDLITLALLSGISWGLYKELESKAYVNPLVCAFFIALLPIWIIIAKKNAATREVLYSGWEPVIIAMAISSVGGLILDRTVSDPNFAGMAVFTPVINGVGGNLVAVQASRISTYLHMSGMPGESPETAPRKCPSPCSTFFSSDVNSRSARVLFLLVVPGHLVFLYTISSMQGGHTTLTLIFIVFYMTAALLQVLILLYIADWMVHWMWGRDLDPDNFSIPYLTALGDLIGTGLLALSFHILWLIGDRDSDVGD; this comes from the exons ATGTCTTCCAAGCCGGAGCAGAAGGAGACCCACCAGGCCAACGGGGCCGTGCTCCCCACGGTGCCCATGAACTGCCTTGCCAGTCCAGACCGAGGGCAGCTGGTGGAGCCCTCGGATTTCCTGGGACCTGACGGTGTCGGGGTGGAAGTGGTGGTGCTGGAGTCCCGTGCCAACGCTAAAGGGGTGCGAGAAGAAGACGCCCTGCTGGAAAACGGCAGCCAGAGCAACGAAAGCGATGACACCAGCACAGACAGAGGTCCTGAGCCAGCCTCGCCGCTCAAGGAGACCTCGTTTTCCATCGGGCTGCAAGTCCTCTTTCCGTTCCTCCTGGCAGGCTTTGGGACAGTTGCTGCTGGAATGGTGCTGGACATCGTGCAG CACTGGGACGTCTTCAAGTATGTGACAGAGGTGTTCATCTTGGTGCCTGCGCTGCTGGGCCTGAAGGGGAACCTGGAGATGACTCTGGCATCTCGCCTGTCGACTGCT GCTAATATTGGCCAAATGGATACACCCAAAGAGCTCTGGAAGATGATAACAGGGAACATGGCGCTGATACAG gttcaGGCTACCGTGGTTGGCTTTCTGGCCTCAATCGCAGCGGTGATATTTGGATGGATCCCAGATGGGCACTTCAGCCTCGAccatgctgtgctgctttgtgccAGCAGCGTGGCTACTGCCTTCATTGCTTCTCTTGTTCTGG GTATGATCATGATTGGGGTCATCATTGGATCCAGGAAGATGGGAATCAATCCCGATAATGTAGCCACACCAATTGCTGCCAGCCTAGGGGATCTCATCACCCTAGCTCTGCTTTCAGGAATCAGCTGGGGCTTGTACAAAGAGCTGG AGAGCAAGGCATACGTGAATCCTCTGGTGTGCGCCTTCTTCATAGCTCTGCTGCCCATCTGGATCATCATTGCCAAGAAGAACGCGGCGACGCGGGAGGTGCTGTACTCCGGCTGGGAGCCTGTCATCATCGCGATGGCAATTAGCAG TGTTGGCGGTTTAATTTTGGACAGAACGGTCTCAGATCCAAACTTTGCTGGGATGGCTGTCTTCACACCAGTTATTAATG GTGTGGGTGGCAACCTGGTGGCAGTGCAGGCTAGTCGCATCTCCACTTACCTGCACATGAGTGGGATGCCTGGAGAGAGCCCTGAAACAGCCCCTCGGAAGTGTCCCAGCCCTTGCAGCACTTTCTTCAGCTCAG ATGTGAATTCCCGCTCTGCCCGTGTGCTCTTTCTCCTGGTGGTGCCTGGACACTTGGTTTTCCTGTACACCATCAGCTCCATGCAAGGAGGACACACGACGCTCACCCTGATTTTCATAGTCTTCTACATGACGGCTGCACTTCTCCAG GTCCTCATTCTTCTGTATATCGCCGACTGGATGGTGCACTGGATGTGGGGCAGGGACCTCGATCCTGACAACTTCTCCATCCCCTACTTGACAGCGCTGGGGGACCTGATCGGAACGGGTCTCCTTGCTCTCAGCTTTCACATCCTCTGGCTCATCGGTGACCGGGACTCTGATGTGGGGGACTAG